The DNA region AGGAGAGTAATTCTTTTCTTTACTTCTTAAATCCTCTCTTATTTCAATCAGATCTTTACTTGTTATTCTCTGATTTTGATAATCTTTGTATAATGCATGAGCAATAGCTCCTGTAATTCTTGCGTGATCATATATGGAAATATCTGTAATAAACCCTGTAGTTTGTGCTGGAACTTGAGAAAAATAATACTCCATTAAGGTTAAAAGCTGTTCTATGTCATTGACTTTTGGAAAGCTTCTTAAGAAATCTTTTGTTAAATTTTGATAATTAATCTGTGTAATTTTTACATCATCTTTTTTGGGAAAAAGATCTTCGCTTTTTTCTAAGGAAGAAAGTTTGTAATAGAATCCTCTTGTGCTCTCATCTATTTTATAGAAAGGATTGTGTAGAGGTATAGTTAGGTAAAGATCTTTTTGACTTTCATCTTCTTCTCTTTCCGAAGAAGATAACCAGTCGGCAATTTGAATTATTAATCCATAATCATTTTTTGGATCATGGTGATTTAGAACAAGCTCAATTACTTCTTCGGTTAAATTTTCTTTTAAAAAAGGTGATAGGTCTTCTTTTCGTTGAAGTAGTGTGTTTAGAAAAAAGGCTGAAAATTTAGGATGAGCATATTCAACTTTTTGAAATTCCAGGGGTAAATTTTGAGACCTATATTCTTTTGTTCTTTCAAGAACCTTTCCTAAATCATGAAGAAGGGCAGAAAGTAGAATTTTGGCATCATTCAAAATTTATCCCTCCCCATCTAAAGAAATATCTATCACATCCCCCACATTAATACTTTTTATATGTGATTGAATAACAACAGCACCTATTCTTGGATCATAAATAGCAATAAAAGGAGTAGGATGATAATAATGAACTAAATAGGCATAAAGCCATATAGGTCCTCTTCCAGAAATTATTAAGCCTCTTCTCAGGTTGATTTTAGGTGGAGAAATTTTTTTGAGTATAGAGGGGTCAAGATTACT from Dictyoglomus turgidum DSM 6724 includes:
- the crn3 gene encoding CRISPR-associated ring nuclease Crn3/Csx3, with translation MLKYLIMEVEDISLEITEKDDYTILYFKLKSNLDPSILKKISPPKINLRRGLIISGRGPIWLYAYLVHYYHPTPFIAIYDPRIGAVVIQSHIKSINVGDVIDISLDGEG